In Nocardioides marinus, one DNA window encodes the following:
- the pepN gene encoding aminopeptidase N, whose translation MPGTNLTRDEAATRAALLDVTSYSIDLDLTTGDKTFASTTTLEFSCTEPGAETFADLVGAVVHEITLNGESIDPATAYADSRITLTGLAAENTLVVRADCAYSHTGEGLHRFVDPVDGRVYLYSQFEVPDARRVFTTFEQPDLKSVFRFRVTAPEDWKVVSNAPTPEPTPLGDGKALWAFEPTERMSTYITALVAGEYHEVQDVYEGKHGTIPLGHFCRQSLVEYLERDREEIVRLTKQGFEFFEELFDFPYPFGKYDQLYVPEYNMGAMENAGAVTLRDEYLPRSRQPRSFYEFRASVILHEMAHMWFGDLVTMKWWDDLWLNESFAEWACYHAEVEATEYDDAWTGFANARKQTGYRQDQMPSTHPIAADNHDLHAVEVNFDMITYAKGASVLKQLVAWVGIEDFIAGLRQYFKDFAFGNSEFKDLLAALEKASGRELTGWAQEWLQTAGVNTLTPEIELDADGAYSRVAVRQSAHPDWPTLRRHRIGIGCYSYDASGSLVRTRYVETDVEGELTEIGELVGETQPDLLLLNDNDLAYAKIRLDERSRTTAIEGLSKLDDSLARALVWGAAWDMTRDAEMPATDYAELVLANIGQETDAWGVSRIPATAATAVNLYSDPAGRDALQSRWEQGLRELALAAEGGSDHQLTFVRSYAGAARSEEALAFVEALLDGTEQLDGLAVDQDLRWSLITSLAAAGRAGDRIEAELAEDSTISGQEHAAAARAAQPDADAKAEAWRLAVLDESTPNETARSIVFSFVRTGQEELLAPYVEKYLTAGEQAWEHLGTHRASVALGYLFPTPLASPALVEQVESWLATTDAPVPAQRYVREGLADAQRALAAQACDRDA comes from the coding sequence ATGCCTGGAACCAACCTCACCCGGGACGAGGCCGCCACCCGCGCCGCCCTCCTGGACGTCACGTCGTACTCCATCGACCTGGACCTCACGACCGGCGACAAGACCTTCGCCTCCACCACGACCCTGGAGTTCTCCTGCACCGAGCCCGGTGCCGAGACCTTCGCCGACCTCGTCGGCGCAGTCGTCCACGAGATCACCCTCAACGGGGAGTCGATCGACCCCGCCACGGCGTACGCCGACAGCCGCATCACCCTGACCGGCCTGGCCGCCGAGAACACGCTGGTCGTGCGCGCGGACTGCGCCTACTCCCACACCGGGGAGGGCCTGCACCGCTTTGTCGACCCGGTCGACGGCCGCGTCTACCTCTACAGCCAGTTCGAGGTGCCCGACGCCCGCCGCGTCTTCACCACCTTCGAGCAGCCCGACCTCAAGTCCGTCTTCCGCTTCCGCGTCACCGCACCCGAGGACTGGAAGGTCGTCTCCAACGCCCCCACCCCCGAGCCGACCCCGCTCGGGGACGGCAAGGCGCTGTGGGCCTTCGAGCCGACCGAGCGGATGTCGACCTACATCACCGCCCTCGTGGCCGGCGAGTACCACGAGGTCCAGGACGTCTACGAGGGCAAGCACGGCACCATCCCGCTGGGCCACTTCTGCCGTCAGTCGCTGGTGGAGTACCTCGAGCGCGACCGCGAGGAGATCGTCCGGCTGACCAAGCAGGGCTTCGAGTTCTTCGAGGAGCTCTTCGACTTCCCCTACCCGTTCGGCAAGTACGACCAGCTCTACGTGCCGGAGTACAACATGGGCGCGATGGAGAACGCCGGCGCCGTGACGCTGCGCGACGAGTACCTCCCGCGCTCGCGTCAGCCGCGCTCGTTCTACGAGTTCCGCGCCTCGGTGATCCTCCACGAGATGGCGCACATGTGGTTCGGCGACCTGGTGACCATGAAGTGGTGGGACGACCTCTGGCTCAACGAGTCGTTCGCCGAGTGGGCCTGCTACCACGCCGAGGTCGAGGCCACGGAGTACGACGACGCGTGGACCGGCTTCGCCAACGCGCGCAAGCAGACCGGCTACCGCCAGGACCAGATGCCGTCGACGCACCCCATCGCGGCCGACAACCACGACCTGCACGCGGTCGAGGTCAACTTCGACATGATCACCTACGCCAAGGGCGCCTCGGTGCTCAAGCAGCTGGTGGCCTGGGTCGGCATCGAGGACTTCATCGCCGGCCTGCGGCAGTACTTCAAGGACTTCGCGTTCGGCAACAGCGAGTTCAAGGACCTGCTGGCGGCGCTGGAGAAGGCCTCGGGCCGCGAGCTCACCGGCTGGGCCCAGGAGTGGCTGCAGACCGCCGGGGTCAACACCCTCACCCCCGAGATCGAGCTCGACGCCGACGGCGCCTACTCACGGGTCGCGGTGCGCCAGAGCGCCCACCCGGACTGGCCGACGCTGCGCCGGCACCGCATCGGCATCGGCTGCTACTCCTACGACGCGTCGGGGTCGCTGGTGCGCACCCGCTACGTCGAGACCGACGTCGAGGGCGAGCTGACCGAGATCGGCGAGCTGGTCGGCGAGACCCAGCCCGACCTGCTGCTGCTCAACGACAACGACCTGGCCTACGCCAAGATCCGCCTCGACGAGCGCTCGCGCACCACCGCGATCGAGGGTCTCTCCAAGCTCGACGACTCCCTGGCCCGCGCCCTGGTGTGGGGTGCGGCCTGGGACATGACCCGCGACGCCGAGATGCCGGCCACCGACTACGCCGAGCTGGTCCTGGCCAACATCGGCCAGGAGACCGACGCGTGGGGCGTCTCGCGGATCCCCGCCACCGCCGCCACCGCGGTGAACCTCTACTCCGACCCCGCCGGCCGCGACGCCCTGCAGTCCCGGTGGGAGCAGGGCCTGCGCGAGCTGGCCCTGGCCGCCGAGGGCGGCTCGGACCACCAGCTGACGTTCGTGCGTTCCTACGCCGGCGCGGCCCGCTCCGAGGAGGCGCTGGCCTTCGTCGAGGCGCTGCTGGACGGCACCGAGCAGCTCGACGGACTGGCCGTCGACCAGGACCTGCGCTGGTCGCTGATCACCTCCCTGGCCGCTGCCGGCCGCGCCGGCGACCGCATCGAGGCCGAGCTGGCCGAGGACTCCACCATCTCCGGCCAGGAGCACGCCGCCGCGGCACGCGCCGCCCAGCCCGACGCCGACGCCAAGGCCGAGGCCTGGAGGCTCGCGGTGCTCGACGAGTCCACGCCCAACGAGACCGCCCGCTCGATCGTGTTCTCCTTCGTGCGCACCGGCCAGGAGGAGCTGCTGGCGCCGTACGTCGAGAAGTACCTCACCGCAGGCGAGCAGGCCTGGGAGCACCTCGGCACCCACCGCGCCTCGGTCGCCCTGGGCTACCTCTTCCCGACGCCGCTGGCCTCACCGGCGCTCGTGGAGCAGGTCGAGTCGTGGCTGGCCACGACCGACGCCCCGGTGCCGGCCCAGCGCTACGTGCGCGAGGGCCTGGCCGACGCCCAGCGCGCGCTCGCCGCGCAGGCCTGCGACCGGGACGCGTAG
- a CDS encoding DUF5130 family protein, whose amino-acid sequence MAAGDPFTASERAQLDATIRRAEQTCRAEISVFVGNAEGEDSRAFATQLHNTLVAPSRSILVMVDPTRRMLEVVTGAHVRRHLSDAEVEIAVLHMRTDFAAGDLAGGLRRGIEMLAEHARPPRTLHAG is encoded by the coding sequence GTGGCCGCTGGTGACCCCTTCACCGCCTCCGAGCGGGCCCAGCTCGACGCGACCATCCGGCGCGCCGAGCAGACCTGTCGTGCGGAGATCTCGGTCTTCGTCGGCAACGCGGAGGGCGAGGACTCCCGCGCCTTCGCCACCCAGCTGCACAACACCCTGGTCGCGCCCTCGCGCAGCATCCTGGTGATGGTCGACCCGACCCGCCGGATGCTCGAGGTCGTCACCGGTGCCCACGTGCGCCGTCACCTCAGCGACGCCGAGGTCGAGATCGCGGTCCTGCACATGCGCACCGACTTCGCCGCCGGCGACCTCGCCGGCGGTCTGCGCCGCGGCATCGAGATGCTCGCCGAGCACGCTCGTCCCCCGCGCACGCTGCACGCCGGCTGA
- a CDS encoding mechanosensitive ion channel family protein produces the protein MFSQAVTCTDDEWWCSQVLDRTGNETLARAADVLIGVPLALLGLLLVGLVVRWLLHRLVDRLVNRAEDGVLPTRVPRFSRGRSSKAEQEVAARDSITQARRVQRAQTMGSLLKSIVTGLLIAIVGTMMLSEVGVNIAPIIASAGIVGLALGFGAQSLVKDFLSGIFMIFEDQFGVGDVVNVGEAIGTVEAVSLRVTRLRSLDGTVWYVPNGEILRVGNLSQNWSRAVIDVGIAYDSDVVHAKKVLAEVGESMWDDDEFRELLIEQPEVTGVEGLGADSVDLRIMVKTAPLQNWAVARELRQRIKARFDAEGIEIPFAQRVVWHREETAAAAEVAAKEARETDDA, from the coding sequence ATGTTCTCCCAAGCCGTCACCTGCACAGACGACGAGTGGTGGTGCTCCCAGGTCCTCGACCGGACCGGGAACGAGACCCTCGCCCGCGCTGCCGACGTCCTGATCGGGGTGCCCCTCGCCCTGCTGGGGCTGCTCCTGGTCGGACTGGTCGTGCGCTGGCTGCTCCACCGGCTCGTGGACCGGCTGGTCAACCGCGCCGAGGACGGCGTGCTGCCCACCCGGGTCCCCCGTTTCTCCCGCGGCCGCTCCAGCAAGGCCGAGCAGGAGGTCGCCGCTCGCGACTCCATCACCCAGGCACGCCGGGTCCAGCGTGCGCAGACGATGGGCAGCCTGCTGAAGTCGATCGTGACCGGCCTCCTGATCGCGATCGTCGGCACGATGATGCTCAGCGAGGTCGGGGTCAACATCGCCCCGATCATCGCCTCGGCCGGGATCGTCGGTCTCGCGCTCGGCTTCGGCGCCCAGTCGCTGGTCAAGGACTTCCTGTCCGGCATCTTCATGATCTTCGAGGACCAGTTCGGCGTCGGCGACGTGGTCAACGTCGGCGAGGCGATCGGCACGGTCGAGGCCGTGTCGCTGCGCGTCACGCGGCTGCGGTCGCTGGACGGCACCGTCTGGTACGTCCCCAACGGGGAGATCCTGCGCGTGGGCAACCTGTCGCAGAACTGGTCGCGTGCGGTCATCGACGTCGGCATCGCCTACGACTCCGACGTCGTGCACGCCAAGAAGGTGCTCGCCGAGGTCGGCGAGTCGATGTGGGACGACGACGAGTTCCGCGAGCTGCTCATCGAGCAGCCCGAGGTCACCGGCGTCGAGGGGCTCGGCGCGGACTCCGTGGACCTGCGGATCATGGTCAAGACCGCGCCCCTGCAGAACTGGGCCGTCGCCCGCGAGCTGCGACAGCGGATCAAGGCCCGCTTCGACGCCGAGGGCATCGAGATCCCCTTCGCGCAGCGGGTCGTGTGGCACCGCGAGGAGACCGCCGCCGCGGCCGAGGTCGCGGCCAAGGAGGCCCGCGAGACCGACGACGCCTGA
- a CDS encoding OsmC family peroxiredoxin, translating into MATTRTAKTTWQGSLAEGAGSVELQSSGVGTFDVSWPSRSEKANGKTSPEELIAAAHSSCFSMALSAGLSKAGTPPTTLETSAEVELTVGTGITGIKITVRGTVEGITEEQFVEAAEGAKANCPVSKALAGTTITLDAALA; encoded by the coding sequence ATGGCCACCACCCGCACCGCGAAGACCACGTGGCAGGGCTCCCTCGCCGAGGGCGCCGGCAGCGTGGAGCTGCAGTCCTCCGGCGTCGGCACCTTCGACGTCTCCTGGCCCTCGCGCTCGGAGAAGGCGAACGGCAAGACCTCCCCCGAGGAGCTGATCGCGGCCGCGCACTCCTCCTGCTTCTCCATGGCCCTCTCGGCCGGGCTGTCCAAGGCCGGCACGCCGCCGACCACGCTGGAGACCAGCGCCGAGGTCGAGCTGACCGTCGGCACCGGCATCACCGGCATCAAGATCACCGTCCGCGGCACCGTGGAGGGCATCACCGAGGAGCAGTTCGTCGAGGCCGCCGAGGGCGCCAAGGCCAACTGCCCGGTGAGCAAGGCGCTCGCCGGCACCACGATCACGCTGGACGCGGCGCTCGCCTGA
- a CDS encoding globin: MSFYDEIGGEETITRIVARFYAGVAGDEVLRPMYPEEDLGPAEERFRLFLMQYWGGPTTYGERRGHPRLRMRHAPYPVDPTARDHWLRHFRDALDEVALPPEQDQQFWDYVTHAAQFMVNTMET; encoded by the coding sequence GTGAGCTTCTACGACGAGATCGGCGGCGAGGAGACCATCACCCGCATCGTGGCGCGTTTCTACGCCGGTGTGGCCGGTGACGAGGTGCTGCGCCCGATGTACCCCGAGGAGGACCTCGGCCCTGCCGAGGAGCGCTTCCGGCTCTTCCTCATGCAGTACTGGGGCGGCCCGACGACCTACGGCGAGCGGCGCGGGCACCCGCGGCTGCGGATGCGCCACGCGCCGTACCCGGTCGACCCCACGGCGCGCGACCACTGGCTGCGCCACTTCCGCGACGCCCTCGACGAGGTCGCGCTGCCGCCGGAGCAGGACCAGCAGTTCTGGGACTACGTCACGCACGCCGCCCAGTTCATGGTCAACACGATGGAGACATGA
- a CDS encoding thioesterase family protein, producing the protein MRHVYECPVRWADLDALGHVNNVVYVDYLQEARVDMFRSHRVELMGQELVEGLVVARTQVRYREPLLFRFEPVRIECWVTEIRAASFTLAYEVHDVHPDGSRTVYLTATTELTPYVFAEERPRRLTAQEKAVLEGHRDPAAQAPERSPGPTQPRRSEVGHYPVQVRFSDVDVYGHVNNVKYFEYLQEARIAMMGRLWDEVPGSAERSALVVAQVDVDYKVPILHRAAAYDAWTWVSHVGSSSLVMETEIVDGQGADGEVLLARARVVLVFFDPATGRPRRPGDDIRAPLLEVMSPSC; encoded by the coding sequence GTGAGACACGTCTACGAGTGCCCGGTGCGGTGGGCGGACCTCGACGCCCTGGGCCACGTCAACAACGTGGTCTACGTCGACTACCTGCAGGAGGCGCGGGTCGACATGTTCCGCAGCCACCGGGTCGAGCTGATGGGCCAGGAGCTGGTCGAGGGCCTCGTCGTGGCCCGGACCCAGGTGCGCTACCGCGAGCCGCTGCTGTTCCGCTTCGAGCCGGTGCGCATCGAGTGCTGGGTCACCGAGATCCGCGCCGCCTCCTTCACCCTGGCCTACGAGGTCCACGACGTGCACCCGGACGGGTCCCGCACGGTCTACCTCACCGCGACGACCGAGCTGACGCCGTACGTCTTCGCCGAGGAGCGGCCGCGACGGCTGACCGCGCAGGAGAAGGCGGTCCTCGAGGGCCACCGCGACCCCGCCGCGCAGGCGCCCGAGCGGTCGCCGGGGCCCACGCAGCCGCGACGCTCGGAGGTGGGGCACTACCCGGTGCAGGTGCGGTTCAGCGACGTCGACGTCTACGGCCACGTCAACAACGTCAAGTACTTCGAGTACCTCCAGGAGGCGCGCATCGCGATGATGGGCCGGCTCTGGGACGAGGTCCCGGGCTCCGCGGAGCGCAGCGCGCTGGTCGTCGCCCAGGTCGACGTGGACTACAAGGTCCCGATCCTGCACCGGGCCGCGGCGTACGACGCGTGGACCTGGGTCAGCCACGTCGGCTCGTCGTCGCTGGTCATGGAGACCGAGATCGTCGACGGCCAGGGTGCGGACGGGGAGGTCCTGCTGGCCCGGGCCCGGGTGGTGCTGGTCTTCTTCGACCCGGCCACGGGCCGGCCGCGCAGGCCCGGGGACGACATCCGCGCCCCGCTGCTCGAGGTCATGTCTCCATCGTGTTGA
- a CDS encoding acetyl-CoA C-acetyltransferase gives MPEAVIVSAARTPIGRANKGSLKDFRPDDLAAFAIQSALDKIPALDPTTIEDLYLGCGLPGGESGNNMARIVTTLMGLEVPGATTTRYCASSVQTTRMAFHAIKAGEGDIFVSAGVETVSRFAKGTSDHWPDTKNPVFAEAQERTNKTAELGNAAGAWHDPREDGLVPDVYIAMGQTAENVATLRGLDRKELDEFAVRSQNLTEKAIADGFWAREITPVTLADGTVVGADDGPRAGVTYDAIAGLKPVFRPDGVVTAGNCCPLNDGAAAVVMMSDTKAAELGLTPLARVVSTGVSGLSPEIMGLGPVEATKKALANAGMSIGDIDLVEINEAFAAQVVPSYQDLGIDIDRLNVNGGAIAVGHPFGMTGARLQNTMLNSLDWHDKTTGLITMCVGGGQGMALILERLS, from the coding sequence ATGCCCGAAGCAGTCATCGTCTCCGCCGCCCGCACGCCGATCGGGCGTGCCAACAAGGGCTCGCTGAAGGACTTCCGCCCCGACGACCTGGCCGCCTTCGCGATCCAGTCCGCCCTCGACAAGATCCCGGCGCTGGACCCCACCACGATCGAGGACCTCTACCTCGGCTGCGGCCTGCCCGGCGGCGAGTCCGGCAACAACATGGCGCGCATCGTCACCACGCTCATGGGCCTCGAGGTCCCGGGCGCGACGACCACCCGCTACTGCGCGTCGTCGGTGCAGACCACCCGGATGGCGTTCCACGCGATCAAGGCCGGCGAGGGCGACATCTTCGTCTCCGCCGGCGTCGAGACCGTGTCCCGCTTCGCCAAGGGCACCTCCGACCACTGGCCCGACACCAAGAACCCGGTCTTCGCCGAGGCCCAGGAGCGCACCAACAAGACCGCCGAGCTGGGCAACGCGGCCGGCGCCTGGCACGACCCGCGCGAGGACGGCCTCGTCCCCGACGTCTACATCGCCATGGGCCAGACCGCCGAGAACGTCGCCACCCTGCGCGGCCTGGACCGCAAGGAGCTCGACGAGTTCGCGGTCCGCTCCCAGAACCTCACCGAGAAGGCGATCGCCGACGGCTTCTGGGCCCGCGAGATCACCCCGGTCACGCTGGCCGACGGCACGGTCGTCGGCGCCGACGACGGCCCGCGCGCCGGCGTCACCTACGACGCCATCGCCGGCCTGAAGCCCGTCTTCCGCCCCGACGGCGTCGTCACCGCCGGCAACTGCTGCCCGCTCAACGACGGTGCCGCCGCCGTGGTCATGATGAGCGACACCAAGGCCGCCGAGCTCGGGCTGACGCCGCTCGCGCGCGTCGTGTCGACCGGCGTCTCGGGCCTCTCCCCCGAGATCATGGGTCTGGGTCCCGTCGAGGCCACCAAGAAGGCGCTGGCCAACGCGGGCATGAGCATCGGTGACATCGACCTCGTCGAGATCAACGAGGCCTTCGCCGCCCAGGTCGTGCCCTCCTACCAGGACCTCGGCATCGACATCGACCGCCTCAACGTCAACGGTGGCGCGATCGCGGTCGGCCACCCGTTCGGCATGACCGGTGCCCGCCTGCAGAACACGATGCTCAACAGCCTGGACTGGCACGACAAGACCACCGGCCTGATCACCATGTGCGTGGGCGGCGGCCAGGGCATGGCGCTCATCCTCGAGCGCCTGTCCTGA
- a CDS encoding MarR family transcriptional regulator, translated as MPTPDLSAETRWLSEDEQRSWRSLVLGTTLLFDRLDADLRRAFDLSLTEYEILVRLSERDGRVRMAQLADALAHSRSRVTHTVARMERAQLVRRTTSPEDGRGIVCVMTDEGRTLLERAAQVHVRGVRAHLVDLADPEDFRAVARVFDAVADRLVAGHPEAEIR; from the coding sequence GTGCCCACGCCCGACCTCTCCGCCGAGACCCGCTGGCTCAGCGAGGACGAGCAACGCTCCTGGCGATCGCTCGTGCTCGGCACCACGCTGCTCTTCGACCGTCTCGACGCGGACCTGCGCCGGGCCTTCGACCTGTCGCTGACCGAGTACGAGATCCTCGTGCGGCTCTCCGAACGCGACGGTCGGGTGCGGATGGCCCAGCTGGCCGACGCCCTGGCGCACTCACGCAGCCGGGTCACCCACACGGTGGCGCGCATGGAGCGCGCGCAGCTGGTGCGACGCACCACCTCCCCCGAGGACGGACGGGGCATCGTGTGCGTGATGACCGACGAGGGTCGCACGCTCCTCGAGCGGGCAGCACAGGTCCACGTGCGGGGCGTGCGTGCCCACCTCGTCGACCTCGCCGACCCCGAGGACTTCCGCGCCGTCGCACGAGTCTTCGACGCCGTCGCCGACCGGTTGGTCGCCGGTCACCCCGAGGCGGAGATCCGCTGA